From the Leptospira biflexa serovar Patoc strain 'Patoc 1 (Paris)' genome, one window contains:
- the rpsK gene encoding 30S ribosomal protein S11, producing the protein MAEKDAKNKKDTKKVKKKEKKNVPRGKVYIQASFNNTIVSITDMAGNVLSWSSSGMMGFRGSKKSTPYAAQVAATNAADKAIEAAGLSEVDVMVSGPGIGRESAIRSLTTKGLSIKLIKDVTPLPHNGCRPRKRRRV; encoded by the coding sequence ATGGCTGAAAAAGACGCAAAAAATAAAAAAGATACCAAAAAGGTTAAGAAAAAAGAGAAGAAGAACGTTCCACGGGGTAAGGTTTATATCCAAGCTTCGTTTAACAATACAATCGTATCCATTACGGATATGGCTGGAAACGTTCTATCTTGGTCTTCTTCTGGAATGATGGGATTTCGTGGATCCAAAAAATCCACTCCTTATGCTGCACAAGTGGCAGCAACCAACGCTGCAGACAAAGCAATTGAAGCAGCAGGTCTTTCTGAAGTGGATGTAATGGTATCAGGTCCAGGGATTGGACGTGAATCTGCCATTCGTTCTTTGACCACAAAAGGTCTATCAATCAAACTCATTAAAGACGTAACTCCGCTCCCGCACAATGGGTGCCGACCACGAAAAAGAAGAAGGGTGTAG
- a CDS encoding adenylate kinase: MKRLIFMGPPGAGKGTQADIIKEKYNIPQISTGDILRAAVKNGTAMGIEAKKYMDAGDLVPDAVVIGIIRDRLVEADCANGFILDGFPRTVEQAKALSEILKELHMELDSVVNLDVPDEELVKRLLGRAIKEGRSDDNEETIKNRLHTYNTKTLPLIDFYKATGILRQINGLGSMEEITNTILKSI, translated from the coding sequence ATGAAGAGACTCATATTTATGGGCCCTCCAGGTGCTGGAAAGGGAACACAAGCTGACATCATCAAAGAGAAATACAATATCCCTCAGATTTCCACAGGTGATATCCTCCGTGCGGCTGTAAAAAATGGCACCGCTATGGGGATTGAAGCAAAAAAATATATGGACGCTGGAGACCTTGTTCCAGATGCTGTCGTTATAGGCATTATCCGCGACCGTTTGGTCGAAGCTGATTGTGCAAATGGATTCATTTTGGATGGATTTCCTAGGACGGTGGAGCAAGCAAAGGCTCTCTCGGAAATCCTCAAAGAGCTTCACATGGAGCTCGACTCCGTTGTCAACCTAGACGTTCCTGACGAAGAACTCGTCAAACGGTTGCTAGGTAGAGCGATCAAAGAAGGACGCTCGGATGACAACGAAGAGACCATCAAAAACCGTCTGCATACTTACAACACCAAGACGTTGCCCCTCATTGACTTTTATAAAGCCACAGGGATCCTTCGGCAAATCAATGGTTTGGGAAGTATGGAAGAAATCACTAACACTATTTTAAAATCAATCTAG
- the rpsM gene encoding 30S ribosomal protein S13 — MARIAGVDLPSNKRIVIGLTYIFGIGKTSSQNILKKAGIDESIRVKDLSDEHEAAIRRVIEESYQVEGDLRSEVNLNIKRLMDVGCYRGFRHRRGLPVNGQRTRTNARTRKGVKKTVANKKKATK, encoded by the coding sequence ATGGCACGTATCGCGGGTGTTGATTTACCATCAAACAAAAGAATAGTGATCGGTCTTACATACATATTTGGTATTGGTAAGACATCCTCTCAAAATATCCTGAAAAAAGCAGGAATTGACGAATCTATCAGGGTGAAGGACCTCTCGGACGAACATGAAGCCGCGATCCGACGAGTCATTGAAGAATCATACCAGGTAGAAGGGGATCTTCGTTCTGAAGTCAACCTTAACATCAAACGATTGATGGACGTTGGTTGCTACAGAGGGTTCCGACATAGACGTGGACTACCAGTCAACGGACAAAGAACGAGAACCAACGCAAGAACCCGTAAGGGAGTCAAGAAAACTGTAGCTAACAAGAAAAAGGCTACTAAGTAG
- the rpmD gene encoding 50S ribosomal protein L30, with protein sequence MEEVIVTQDRSSIGIIPMHKKTLIALGLKKKGQSKKHKMTPQLKGMLRQVGYLLKVEKV encoded by the coding sequence ATGGAAGAAGTGATCGTAACGCAAGATAGAAGTTCAATTGGGATTATCCCAATGCACAAAAAAACTCTCATTGCACTCGGCCTTAAAAAGAAAGGTCAATCCAAAAAACACAAAATGACTCCCCAATTGAAAGGGATGTTACGACAAGTAGGTTACTTGTTGAAAGTGGAAAAGGTATAA
- the infA gene encoding translation initiation factor IF-1 gives MAKEEAITIDGTVLEPLPNAMFRVELENGHKVLAHISGKMRMHYIRILPGDKVTVELSPYDLTKGRITYRKK, from the coding sequence CTGGCTAAGGAAGAAGCAATCACTATTGACGGAACCGTTTTAGAACCTTTACCAAATGCGATGTTCCGTGTGGAACTAGAGAATGGGCACAAAGTTCTAGCGCACATTTCAGGAAAGATGCGTATGCATTACATTCGTATCCTACCTGGAGACAAAGTCACTGTGGAACTTTCTCCTTATGACTTAACCAAGGGCCGTATCACTTACAGAAAGAAATAG
- the rplF gene encoding 50S ribosomal protein L6, with protein MSRVGKSIIKLPAKVEVKADAEALTIKGPLGELKTPIYEGVSANVENGELVFTRKSEDQKTVALHGLVRSLAMNCVKGVTSGWEKNLEITGVGYRAQKRGKDLVMALGYSHEVVFPEPNGIKIEVADQLKIKVSGIDRQLVGQVAADIRSKRPPEPYKGKGIKYQNEYIRRKAGKTGKK; from the coding sequence ATGTCTAGAGTCGGAAAAAGTATCATCAAATTGCCTGCAAAGGTAGAAGTAAAAGCAGATGCAGAAGCCCTTACCATCAAAGGGCCGTTAGGGGAATTAAAAACTCCAATCTACGAAGGTGTAAGTGCCAACGTAGAAAACGGAGAATTGGTTTTTACTCGTAAAAGTGAAGACCAAAAGACTGTGGCACTCCATGGTCTCGTTCGTTCCCTTGCGATGAACTGCGTGAAAGGAGTCACTTCTGGTTGGGAAAAAAACCTGGAAATCACCGGGGTCGGTTACCGTGCACAAAAACGTGGTAAGGATCTAGTGATGGCACTTGGTTATTCTCATGAAGTGGTGTTCCCTGAACCCAATGGCATCAAAATTGAAGTCGCAGATCAGCTCAAAATCAAAGTATCGGGAATTGACCGACAACTGGTTGGACAAGTTGCGGCTGATATTCGTTCCAAAAGACCTCCTGAGCCTTACAAAGGCAAAGGGATCAAATACCAGAACGAATACATCCGTAGAAAGGCCGGAAAGACCGGTAAGAAGTAG
- the rplE gene encoding 50S ribosomal protein L5 — translation MVPRLKSKYEKEIRPTLQKSLGFQSVMRVPKLEKIVINVGMGEAHTNPKAMEACLVEIGQITGQRPVKTFAKKSIAGFKVREGMVLGCKVTLRGHHMYEFLDRFINVALPRVRDFRGVNPKGFDGRGNYNLSVREQIIFPEIQFDKINTIYGINITFVTNTEVDKEAFELFQAFGMPYRTAGK, via the coding sequence ATGGTACCTAGGCTTAAATCAAAATACGAAAAGGAAATTCGTCCTACACTTCAAAAGTCACTCGGCTTTCAAAGTGTGATGAGAGTTCCTAAACTCGAAAAAATCGTAATCAATGTCGGGATGGGCGAAGCTCATACCAACCCGAAAGCAATGGAAGCATGCCTTGTGGAAATTGGCCAAATCACTGGCCAAAGACCGGTCAAAACTTTCGCAAAGAAATCCATCGCTGGTTTCAAAGTGAGAGAAGGAATGGTGCTTGGTTGCAAAGTGACTCTTCGTGGTCATCATATGTATGAGTTCCTTGATCGTTTCATTAACGTAGCCCTTCCAAGGGTTCGTGACTTTCGTGGTGTCAACCCGAAAGGTTTTGATGGAAGAGGGAATTACAACCTTTCTGTCAGAGAACAGATCATTTTCCCAGAGATCCAATTTGATAAAATCAATACGATCTATGGAATCAATATCACTTTCGTAACGAACACGGAAGTGGACAAAGAAGCGTTCGAATTATTCCAAGCCTTCGGTATGCCTTACCGAACGGCAGGTAAGTAG
- the rplR gene encoding 50S ribosomal protein L18, which produces MINKTAKNTKRLRRAERVRYKLRQTSERPRLVFNKTNRYLTAQIIDDAKGVTLVYATTLEKDFPKHENSKKSKSAATELGKVVADKAKKAGVSQVVLDRSGMVYHGRIAAFADSAREGGLEF; this is translated from the coding sequence ATGATCAACAAGACAGCTAAAAATACGAAAAGATTGAGAAGAGCGGAGAGAGTTCGATACAAACTCCGCCAAACATCGGAAAGACCTCGGTTAGTGTTTAACAAAACAAACCGTTACCTCACTGCACAAATCATTGATGATGCAAAAGGTGTAACATTAGTTTACGCAACCACCCTCGAGAAAGATTTTCCGAAACATGAAAATTCTAAGAAGAGTAAATCGGCTGCAACCGAACTCGGTAAAGTAGTCGCTGACAAGGCGAAAAAAGCGGGTGTTTCCCAAGTGGTTCTTGACCGTTCTGGGATGGTATACCACGGAAGGATCGCTGCGTTTGCTGATTCTGCCCGCGAAGGTGGATTGGAGTTCTAA
- the rpsQ gene encoding 30S ribosomal protein S17 encodes MEDKNSKKSLTIQGVVVSDAMDKTVVIEIITRKVHPRFKKIMTRTSRVKIHDEKNECQVGDRVIAVETRPLSKQKHHKLVKVIEKAKLV; translated from the coding sequence ATGGAAGATAAAAACTCTAAAAAGTCTTTAACCATTCAGGGTGTAGTCGTGAGCGATGCTATGGATAAAACCGTAGTGATTGAAATCATCACAAGAAAAGTGCACCCACGGTTTAAGAAAATTATGACCAGAACTTCCCGCGTGAAAATTCACGATGAGAAGAACGAGTGTCAAGTTGGTGATCGAGTCATCGCTGTGGAAACAAGACCACTTTCTAAACAGAAACACCATAAACTTGTAAAGGTAATTGAGAAGGCTAAATTAGTATGA
- the rpsE gene encoding 30S ribosomal protein S5 has translation MLEEETKEFTEKVVKIDRVAKVVKGGRRFSFNALSVVGDSKGKVGIGFGKANEVPDAIRKSIESAKKNLKSIHYIGHTVPHDVVGQFKSARVILKPASPGTGIIAGASVRSVLERAGIQDVLTKSWGSSNPMNIVKATMDALQQLETPSMAVKRRGVSLKHLFGQDL, from the coding sequence ATGTTAGAAGAAGAAACAAAAGAATTTACTGAGAAGGTCGTTAAAATCGACCGAGTTGCCAAAGTTGTGAAAGGGGGACGTCGTTTCTCTTTCAACGCACTTTCTGTCGTCGGCGACTCGAAAGGAAAAGTAGGAATTGGATTTGGAAAAGCAAACGAAGTTCCAGATGCCATCCGAAAGTCCATTGAATCGGCTAAAAAGAATTTAAAATCCATTCACTATATCGGTCATACAGTTCCGCACGATGTTGTGGGACAGTTCAAATCTGCTCGAGTGATTTTGAAGCCTGCTTCTCCGGGAACGGGGATCATCGCGGGAGCTTCTGTTCGTTCCGTTTTGGAAAGAGCAGGGATCCAAGATGTTTTGACAAAATCATGGGGATCTTCAAACCCGATGAACATTGTGAAGGCGACTATGGATGCATTACAACAATTGGAAACTCCGTCTATGGCGGTGAAACGACGTGGTGTTAGTCTCAAACATTTGTTTGGGCAAGATCTATAA
- the rpsH gene encoding 30S ribosomal protein S8 — MSLSDPIADMLTRIRNAQQAKHELCVIPGSKIKKSILDLLKEEGFVDDVQTVKNGSFDDFQVKLKYDTEKKPVIRMIERVSTPGRRVYIQSGEIRPFRNNIGTLILSTSKGVMTGKRARKLRVGGEVLCKVF; from the coding sequence ATGAGTCTTTCAGATCCAATCGCAGATATGCTAACAAGAATTAGAAACGCACAACAAGCTAAACATGAGCTTTGTGTGATTCCTGGTAGCAAAATCAAAAAGTCCATCCTAGATCTTCTCAAAGAAGAAGGTTTTGTAGATGATGTCCAAACTGTAAAAAATGGAAGTTTTGATGACTTCCAAGTAAAACTAAAATATGACACGGAAAAGAAACCGGTGATTCGTATGATCGAGAGAGTTTCGACTCCAGGTCGTCGAGTATACATCCAATCTGGTGAAATCCGCCCATTCCGAAATAACATCGGAACGCTCATCCTTTCGACTTCGAAAGGTGTGATGACTGGGAAACGTGCTCGTAAACTCAGAGTAGGAGGGGAAGTTCTCTGTAAGGTATTCTAG
- a CDS encoding type Z 30S ribosomal protein S14 codes for MAKKSMMERHAKEQKFKVREYNRCPLCGRSRAYLRRFDMCRLCFRDLASKAQIPGVKKSSW; via the coding sequence ATGGCGAAAAAATCAATGATGGAACGCCACGCCAAAGAGCAAAAATTCAAAGTGAGAGAGTACAATCGTTGCCCTCTTTGTGGTCGATCACGCGCTTATTTGCGCCGCTTTGATATGTGTCGTCTTTGCTTCCGGGACCTTGCTAGCAAGGCTCAGATCCCCGGTGTGAAAAAGTCCTCCTGGTAA
- the rpmJ gene encoding 50S ribosomal protein L36: protein MKVRASVKKICPECKVIRRKGVIRVICTNPKHKQRQR from the coding sequence ATGAAAGTTAGAGCATCAGTCAAAAAAATCTGTCCGGAATGCAAAGTCATTCGCAGAAAAGGTGTAATCCGAGTGATTTGCACGAACCCAAAACACAAACAAAGGCAAAGATAG
- the rplQ gene encoding 50S ribosomal protein L17: MNKRNKVKQLNRSADHRKAMIQNMVISLLRHERIESSVAKLKVARSYAERIITRAKRNLDANLANLDEQKKNAAILHNTRYLYSHLGDQEIVTKLLKDLANRYAERVGGYTRIIRLVNRPSDNTAMGILELVDRKTQDELKAEAKAKREEKKPAKKEEKPKKAKKEKAAASN, from the coding sequence ATGAATAAACGTAATAAAGTTAAACAACTCAACAGATCCGCTGATCATAGAAAAGCTATGATCCAAAATATGGTAATCTCTTTACTTCGCCACGAAAGAATTGAATCTTCCGTTGCGAAACTGAAGGTGGCTCGTTCTTATGCAGAACGAATCATCACTAGAGCAAAACGAAATTTGGATGCAAATTTAGCCAATCTTGACGAACAAAAGAAAAATGCTGCGATTTTACACAATACAAGATACCTTTACAGTCATCTTGGTGATCAAGAAATCGTTACAAAACTTTTGAAAGACCTTGCGAACCGATATGCAGAAAGAGTGGGTGGATACACACGAATCATTCGATTGGTAAACCGTCCTTCTGACAACACGGCAATGGGAATTTTGGAACTTGTGGACAGAAAAACACAAGACGAACTCAAAGCGGAAGCGAAAGCAAAACGTGAAGAGAAAAAACCAGCAAAAAAAGAAGAAAAGCCTAAAAAAGCCAAAAAAGAAAAGGCCGCTGCTTCCAATTAA
- the rplO gene encoding 50S ribosomal protein L15 translates to MAQDRIEQGRGFGAKRAKKSTSLGNKNLVPVPVGAKTSPKRVGQGPGSGMGKTSTRGSKGQRARASSMKRGFEGGQMPLHKRLPKRGFTNIFSEVFQPVNLISLTKAGLSGEVTPAILKAKSLIKSEAGPIKLLGTGEVTTAITITVDAFSASAKEKIEKAGGKVIIREKKKEEKKN, encoded by the coding sequence ATGGCACAAGATAGAATCGAACAAGGTCGTGGGTTTGGCGCAAAACGTGCGAAAAAATCCACATCTCTCGGCAACAAAAACTTGGTTCCAGTTCCGGTAGGTGCAAAAACCTCTCCGAAACGTGTGGGCCAAGGTCCAGGATCGGGGATGGGAAAAACTTCCACTCGTGGTTCCAAAGGACAAAGAGCTCGTGCATCTTCTATGAAACGTGGTTTCGAAGGTGGACAGATGCCCCTTCACAAACGTTTGCCAAAACGTGGTTTTACCAATATCTTCTCTGAAGTGTTCCAACCAGTCAACTTGATCTCTTTAACAAAAGCGGGTCTATCTGGGGAAGTGACTCCTGCCATTCTCAAAGCAAAATCTTTGATTAAGTCGGAAGCTGGTCCCATCAAATTGCTCGGAACTGGCGAAGTGACGACTGCCATTACCATCACGGTGGATGCTTTTTCTGCCTCTGCAAAAGAGAAAATTGAAAAAGCAGGTGGAAAAGTCATCATCAGAGAAAAGAAAAAAGAAGAGAAAAAAAACTAA
- a CDS encoding DNA-directed RNA polymerase subunit alpha, whose product MSPKNLLKGFKRPKKIEFTTDVNTPNYGKFVAEPFERGIGTTIGNSLRRTLMSSIEGAAISAIRIEGVSHEFSYIEGVAEDVTRIILNLKQVRIKYEPEDKEASKVIHLELKGAGYFRAADLAVDSSIEIMNPDLHIATLNEDANLIMDLEIQRGRGYVPAEDKKKDIEVLGTIPIDSIFSPIQKVLFEVSETRVAQRSDYEKLTMEVWTDGSVSPEDAVAQAAKILKDHLTVFINFEEEIEEEEEELDEADEKLKAALSKHVEELELSVRSTNVLRSLEIDFIGELVKRSEDEMTKSKHFSEQSLLELKAKLSSMGLSFGMRDF is encoded by the coding sequence TTGTCTCCAAAGAATTTATTAAAAGGTTTTAAAAGACCCAAAAAAATCGAATTCACTACCGATGTGAATACACCAAACTACGGTAAGTTTGTTGCAGAACCTTTCGAAAGAGGAATTGGTACAACGATTGGGAACTCCCTTCGTCGTACACTTATGTCTTCTATTGAAGGCGCGGCGATCTCCGCGATTCGGATTGAAGGAGTCTCACACGAGTTCTCTTATATTGAAGGTGTAGCAGAAGACGTAACTCGTATCATTCTTAACTTAAAACAAGTTCGAATCAAATACGAGCCGGAAGACAAAGAAGCAAGCAAAGTGATCCACCTTGAATTAAAAGGTGCAGGTTACTTTCGTGCGGCTGACCTAGCAGTTGATTCTTCGATTGAAATCATGAACCCAGACCTTCATATTGCAACCCTCAATGAGGATGCCAATTTGATAATGGATTTGGAAATCCAAAGAGGACGTGGTTACGTTCCTGCGGAAGACAAAAAGAAAGACATTGAAGTATTGGGAACGATTCCAATCGATTCTATCTTTTCACCGATTCAAAAAGTATTGTTTGAAGTATCAGAAACTCGAGTCGCACAACGTTCTGATTACGAAAAATTGACGATGGAAGTTTGGACTGACGGTTCTGTATCTCCAGAAGATGCAGTAGCGCAAGCAGCCAAAATTCTAAAAGACCACTTAACTGTTTTCATTAACTTTGAAGAAGAAATCGAAGAAGAAGAAGAAGAGTTGGATGAAGCTGATGAAAAACTGAAAGCAGCTTTATCAAAACACGTTGAAGAATTGGAACTTTCTGTTCGTTCTACAAACGTTCTTCGCAGTTTGGAAATTGACTTCATTGGTGAGCTCGTGAAGAGATCAGAAGACGAAATGACGAAATCAAAACATTTCAGCGAACAAAGTTTGTTAGAGTTGAAAGCAAAACTTTCCTCTATGGGACTTTCGTTCGGTATGAGAGATTTTTAA
- the rplN gene encoding 50S ribosomal protein L14, with the protein MIQQETILQVADNSGVKKVMCVKVLGGSKKRYATLGDEIIVAVKEAQPAYGLRDGQGKKVHNKAVQRAVVVRTKKEVRRPDGTYIRFDDNAVAIIDDKGNPKGTRIFGPVARELRDKKYMKIISLAPEVL; encoded by the coding sequence ATGATCCAACAAGAAACTATTTTACAAGTAGCCGATAACTCGGGTGTGAAAAAAGTCATGTGCGTAAAAGTGCTTGGCGGTTCCAAAAAACGCTACGCAACGCTTGGTGACGAAATCATCGTCGCTGTGAAGGAAGCACAACCTGCATATGGTCTTCGTGACGGGCAAGGTAAGAAGGTGCATAACAAAGCGGTTCAAAGAGCCGTTGTCGTAAGAACGAAAAAAGAAGTTCGTCGTCCAGACGGAACCTATATCCGTTTTGATGACAATGCGGTTGCCATTATCGATGATAAAGGGAATCCAAAAGGAACAAGGATCTTCGGACCTGTTGCCCGCGAACTTCGTGATAAAAAATACATGAAAATTATATCTCTAGCTCCGGAGGTTCTCTAG
- the secY gene encoding preprotein translocase subunit SecY, with the protein MFQTIANIFRIPELRSKILFTIGMLLLFRMGTHVTIPGINSLIVTGITADPSEGFLGMVDLFAGGALLKFSIFALGIMPYISSSIIMQLVMVLIPSLQKMQKEGEEGRKKIQQYTKYGTLILCAIQSLAVIQLANSWSTGSGNAQAKYPGLINPSVEGYFLPIAMLSITTGTVLLIWLGEQITERGIGNGISLIIFAGIIGRMPEALIAMFTSDTSDALSILILIIIFIVLISLTVILTQGVRRVPLNYGKQMVGRKMVQARSQSIPFKVNSANVMPIIFASSLILFPQTIVQWLSSKGGQWAGWAVIMDYFNPFSQIWYHALFYYVIYTSLIIFFAYFYTAIQFNPQELADNLKKYGGFIPGVRPGSQTKEMIEKILNRITLPGALFLAGLALAPYLIIKFLNLGSNTGGGTLVYTFGGTSLLIMVGVALETLKQIEAQLLMRNYEGFMKKTKIKGRV; encoded by the coding sequence ATGTTTCAAACCATCGCTAACATCTTTCGAATCCCGGAATTAAGATCTAAAATCCTATTTACGATCGGTATGTTGTTACTTTTTAGAATGGGAACTCACGTGACCATTCCTGGTATCAACAGTTTGATTGTGACGGGCATTACTGCCGATCCAAGTGAAGGTTTCCTTGGAATGGTGGATTTGTTTGCTGGTGGTGCTCTTCTCAAATTTTCTATTTTTGCATTAGGGATCATGCCTTATATCTCTTCTTCCATCATCATGCAACTTGTGATGGTTCTCATTCCAAGTCTGCAAAAGATGCAAAAGGAAGGAGAAGAGGGCAGAAAAAAGATCCAACAGTATACGAAGTACGGAACGCTCATCCTTTGTGCGATTCAGTCTCTTGCTGTGATCCAATTGGCAAATTCTTGGTCTACTGGATCAGGAAACGCACAAGCCAAGTATCCTGGTCTTATCAATCCGTCAGTGGAAGGTTACTTTTTACCAATTGCGATGCTTTCCATCACAACAGGGACTGTGCTTCTCATTTGGCTCGGGGAACAGATCACGGAACGAGGGATCGGAAACGGTATCTCTCTCATTATTTTCGCGGGTATCATTGGTCGTATGCCAGAAGCACTCATTGCGATGTTTACTTCTGATACTTCAGATGCGCTTAGCATTCTCATTCTCATCATCATCTTTATTGTTCTCATTTCCTTAACTGTGATTTTAACCCAAGGGGTCCGCCGGGTACCATTGAATTATGGAAAACAAATGGTGGGTAGAAAGATGGTTCAGGCTCGTAGCCAATCCATCCCTTTTAAAGTGAACAGTGCGAATGTAATGCCAATTATCTTTGCATCATCTTTGATTCTATTCCCACAAACAATTGTTCAGTGGTTATCGTCGAAGGGTGGTCAATGGGCAGGTTGGGCTGTGATTATGGACTATTTTAATCCATTTTCACAAATCTGGTACCATGCTTTATTTTATTATGTGATTTATACTTCTCTCATCATCTTCTTTGCTTATTTTTATACAGCGATTCAGTTCAACCCACAAGAGTTAGCTGATAACTTAAAAAAATATGGTGGGTTCATTCCAGGAGTTCGTCCAGGAAGCCAAACCAAAGAAATGATTGAGAAAATTCTGAATCGAATCACCTTACCGGGTGCTCTTTTCCTTGCTGGTCTTGCTCTTGCTCCTTATCTTATCATTAAATTCTTAAATCTCGGATCTAATACCGGTGGCGGAACTTTAGTGTATACATTCGGGGGAACTTCTCTACTCATTATGGTGGGTGTGGCACTCGAAACCTTAAAACAGATCGAAGCCCAACTCCTCATGAGAAATTACGAAGGTTTCATGAAAAAGACTAAAATCAAGGGAAGAGTGTAA
- the rpmC gene encoding 50S ribosomal protein L29: protein MKDDFKSLTPEDLKKEILSSSEEVRKARFQFGVTRSLENPKVIRNHKKRIAQALTVLREKELTAKGKLKQIAPKAGSAPKAAKTSKGKKK from the coding sequence ATGAAAGACGATTTCAAATCACTTACTCCAGAAGATTTGAAGAAAGAAATTCTTTCCTCTTCCGAAGAAGTAAGAAAAGCAAGATTCCAATTTGGTGTCACAAGATCTCTTGAGAATCCAAAAGTAATCCGCAATCATAAGAAGAGAATTGCCCAAGCGTTGACGGTTCTTCGTGAGAAGGAACTCACTGCGAAAGGTAAACTCAAACAAATCGCACCAAAGGCTGGTTCAGCTCCAAAAGCTGCTAAAACGAGCAAAGGTAAGAAGAAGTAG
- the rplX gene encoding 50S ribosomal protein L24 encodes MATKLAYRGSEPTKFKKTKIKKDDEVLVISGKEKGKKGKVLAVDKRKDRVYIEGVNKRKRFVRPTQENPGGGAIEIEFPIHISNVMFHDAKAENKAKPKKKIKAVRLGFAKKDGKSVRVTRPEGKEV; translated from the coding sequence ATGGCGACTAAATTAGCATATAGAGGTTCCGAGCCTACTAAATTCAAAAAAACAAAAATCAAAAAGGACGATGAAGTCCTTGTGATTTCTGGAAAAGAAAAAGGAAAAAAAGGGAAGGTTCTTGCTGTTGATAAACGCAAAGACCGCGTTTACATCGAAGGTGTGAACAAACGAAAAAGATTCGTTCGTCCGACGCAAGAAAACCCTGGTGGGGGAGCGATTGAAATCGAATTCCCAATCCATATTTCCAATGTGATGTTTCACGACGCAAAAGCAGAGAACAAAGCGAAGCCTAAGAAGAAAATTAAGGCTGTACGCTTGGGCTTTGCCAAGAAGGATGGTAAATCCGTACGAGTGACTCGACCAGAAGGGAAAGAAGTATAG
- the rpsD gene encoding 30S ribosomal protein S4 — MARYRGPVVKLMRREGLNLFLKNSHTLHKEKSSLEKRKYPPGLPPKKKGKITEYGAQLREKQKVKRAYGVLEKQFRRYFEEASHTPGIPGENLLQFLERRLDNVLYRMGFAVTRRQARNFVAHRHILVNGHRVDICSYRVNIGDKIEIREKFQKSAFIEENIKLAQAINRTASWVSVDYAKFSGEVLSLPTRDHIDIPVKEQVIVELYSK, encoded by the coding sequence ATGGCACGTTACCGAGGTCCAGTTGTTAAATTGATGAGAAGAGAGGGACTTAACCTCTTTCTCAAAAATAGTCATACATTACATAAAGAAAAATCTTCCCTTGAAAAGAGAAAGTACCCACCAGGTCTTCCTCCTAAGAAAAAAGGAAAGATCACTGAATACGGAGCTCAGCTTCGTGAAAAACAAAAAGTAAAACGCGCTTACGGAGTTTTAGAAAAACAATTCCGTAGATACTTTGAAGAAGCGTCTCACACTCCAGGAATTCCTGGTGAGAACTTACTCCAATTCCTCGAAAGAAGATTGGATAACGTTCTTTATCGTATGGGATTTGCTGTAACTAGAAGACAAGCTCGTAACTTTGTGGCACACAGACACATCCTTGTGAATGGACACCGAGTGGACATTTGTTCTTATCGAGTGAATATTGGTGATAAAATCGAAATCCGTGAGAAATTCCAAAAATCCGCGTTTATCGAAGAAAATATCAAATTAGCCCAAGCGATCAATCGTACTGCTTCTTGGGTGAGCGTTGATTATGCCAAGTTCTCAGGAGAAGTGTTGTCACTTCCAACAAGAGATCATATTGATATCCCTGTGAAAGAACAGGTAATCGTAGAGTTGTACTCGAAGTAA